The DNA segment accaacccttaatcatgtttaacatattattatcttaaagtgggttccgggttactacacttagactcttaaatccttgtagcagatagtgttcttcaaacaacagttggatttgagtaacccttgaaaAGATCTCCTTGTAGATCGAATATGCTTTTTAGCTAAGGGTTGAATGAGCGGTCGAGTATTCAAAGCAGATTCAAGAGCTCAAGTATGCAAATTCTTTTTAAGCGTCGTTTTTCTTTGTAGAGAGGCTCTgatatttatatcaattttctccaaaatcTTTCTCTTCTGTCAACGGTAGGAAAGCGTCTATTGATGTCAACTGTCAATCTCTGATAAGTAGGTAGTGATAATATCGTCTGAATATCTTGTACTAGGAATGCctttaattgtctattcaatgtgtctctcacattaaatgctattgatggctttctcactttatcagacggctccttaaatgcttcgtcctttGCATTTAAGTTTTCTTGTCAACTTTCCGAGAACTGGGACTTCTAAATGTAGCGTGTAGCTTACCACCTTCGAAGCTCAGTAGATATCTTAGCCGGTAGATATGTCTTGCTCGGTTGACAAGTAATGGTTGACATGCTTTGATCAGCTGATACTGCTAATCCAGTTGATATTTCTTGGTCAGTTGATGTATTGACGTCGGTAGATTACCTGTGTATACAAGTAAATGGCGGCCGTTCTAAAACAAcgatttattattttgttatcaccaaaagtcaggattcaacacttttttttaaaaaagatgacCTAACTTGCTTCCCAAACTGACAAGATgaacaaactttgtcttttgaaatATCGATTTTAGGCAGTCTTGCTACTAATTCAAGCTTTCTCAGACTGGTAATAGCCTTGAAATTAAGGTGATTCAATCTCTAGTGCCATAACCAGTTGCGCTTAGAATTGGAAGCTACGAGGCAAACTGGTTTGCTAGACCAACATACTTTATATGTATTTCCACACCTATTTCCTGTTAAGATAATATCACCAGAAATATCTTTAACTAGACATGAGTGTTTCTGGAATTCAACTATATGCTTATAATCATACAGTTGACTGATACTaatcaaattatatttcaaGTTCTCAACTAGTAAAAAATCCTTAATGATTATGTTAccgtggataatcttacccttacccacggtcctATCCTTTGAGTTATCACCAAAGGTGATTGTAGGTCCATTGCTTTTAACGAGTTCTGATAGCAGTTTAGCATTCCCAGTCATATGTCTTGAACACGCTGTCTAGATACCATGATACATCTATATTTTCTTCAACACTTGTCACCTGCAGTCACAGAGTTGAAtaattttggtacccatatctatttgggtccacgaGAGATTAATCTTTTAGGAACCCAAATCTGGATTACTTTAACCAGTTTATTAGTTTTAGTGTTCCTATAGGTTTGTACTAAATTTTTTGCTCTATGTCGTGGAAAGTGATGTGCTTGTGATACAAAATGTTGTTTTTCCTTCCCAAATTACTAAGTTGTCGATATCGCTTTTGAATCGGACGTTGATTGTGATACTGATTTTGATTTCCTCTTATAGGATTTGGTTGATTCGTATTAGTCCGATCAGGAATTTTAACAGTTTCAACCTTAACTTCCTCAGGAGTGAAACCAATACCAAATCTATTCCTGTTCATTTGCTCAATTTACTTCCAACTTTTCAGGACGGGTTTATCACTGATTTATCCATGTTCATTTCTCATTCATGCTCGTACTAAGTGTATAAATTTCCCTTTGCACATATTCAATTTGGGTAGACTACTGTATTCACCAATGTTCTCAGTTTTATTAACTCCTAGACCACTTTTGTCATTCATGGGTTTTTGTAAACCTTGCATCTCTGTCAGAATTCTTGAGGATCTATTCCATGAACTTACCAAATCATTTAATCTTTGATTTTTCATTGTAAGATTCATGAAGTCAATCTTAAGTTGCTCATTATCAGTCTCGAGCTTAGCAATATCTGTTTCAAGACTGACTTTCTCAACTGACTGTTCCCAGTTGGGTTCAGTTGAGGTGTCTTGAAGATCCCATTGCTTTGCTTTGACTTCATCAAATGCTATGGATAGTTTGTGATACTCATTCGCCATTTCATTAAGTGCTGTGATGAGATCTTCTCTAGTAAATTTATCGGAGCTAAAGTCGAATACCTATTCACTCGTAGATGTCTGTTCATGATCGTTGGTCATTAAGCATGTtacttcttcttcatcatcactggAGCTAGAAGAGTAGTCTGATTCATCTGATTCACTGTTAGTTTCTTCCCATTTGGCTTTACTCTCCTCGGCAACAAGTGCTTCATGCTTCTTTTTAGATGTGTGTTTGGCATCTCTTGAACTCTTCTTCCTTTCAAActtcttctttcctttttctGTTGATCTTTTCTCATCTTTCTTTGGTTTAGGACAATCTGCTATGAAGTGTCCTATCTCGCCACAGTTGAAGCAGGCTCTAAATTCTTCATTTGAATCTTTCTTTTGAAAGTTTCTTCTGTAGGATCCTTCTTGATTTCTTCTTATGAACTTTCCACACTTTTTTTACAAATATTGACATAACATCACTACTCAGCTGTTCAGCGGTTCTTTCTGTTTGTGCTGGTGATTATATTTTGACTGCTGCTAGAGCTTTAGTCAGTTGAGAGGTAGACTGGTCCTCTTCTTGAGTTTTCAACTCAAACTCATAAGCCTTTAGGTCAGCGAATAGATCATGAAGTTCTAGTTTATTCAGGTCCTTTGATTCCCTCATTGCCATTGTTTTTACATCCCATTCTTTGGGAAGACCACGAATAACTTTCAGGATAATTTTTTGATTGGGATATGTCTTTCCCAGAGCATTGAGTTCAATCACAATGCTACTGACTTGTTCATCAAACTCTGTCATGGATTCTCTTGGCTTCATTTCGATATTGTCAAATTTTTGAGTAGCCACCGATAATTTGTTTTCTTTTGCCTGTTCATTCCCTTCACAAAGGTGAATCAATTTATCCCAAATTTCTTTTTCAGTTTTACACATTTTGATCTTTTTGAAAGTATTTTTGTCAAGAGTCTTGTACAAAATGTTTTTAGCAACATTATCaagatttgctttctttttATCTTCGGCAGTCCATTCCACCCTTGGTTTCTCGATGTATTGTGGTCCACCACTTGAGATAGCTATAGCAGTGCTTACTTTGGTGATGGCAGAGGTCCATCAGTGATGAcaaaccacatgtcatcatctagAGCTGATACGTGTGCTTGCATACGTATCTTCCAGTCATCAAAGGCCTCTTtagagaacataggaattttgctgAATGAAGACATCTTGATATAGTGTTCAGAGGCAAGATAAtaaccctctctgataccacttgtcaGGATCAGTTTAGagtgtagaggggggtgaatacacttaaAAATTATTCGAATGAGCTGAAAGAGAATTCAATCAGTTTGGTGATTGAATTCTAAATTTATCTTGGTGTCTGATGCAAATTGACAAACAATATGTGTGCGGAAATATATCAAAAGGCTGATTCTAAACACTTTATGAAAATGTGTATGCACAGTCGATAGAATGTATGTAAACTGATGAAAGACACAGAGAGATgattatggatgttcggagatttcaattactcctacgtcaccccttcttcctcctcggaaggatatcactagaagactttgaattttacaagcaatttgcaaaaCCCCGATCCTATTTAGGACTTAtccactgcctaaacaagaactcctagttaCTAAtcagtttcagtcctagactgataaaATATAGATGTTTACAACTCGTTTTTAACTTAGCACAAAGATGATCCTTTAATGATCAGAATAATAGTTTAGGTGTTTGTGCTTTGAGTTCCTTAAGCAATTTTCTTCTTCAGACTTGAAAGCTCAGATTTTCTCATAAGCAAACGTTTTTGGCAAAAGTTGTCCTTCGATAGATTAAgtgtgacgtcccgtattttaaaacatttaataaaatatttgaggaaaaagagtgaagaaatttttcaaaactttttaaactatgCTGGGAGTGCATCGCCCTAGTAAATCAACAAATTAATTATATGAAACACGGATGCAACCCTACATTTAAGTCTATCTAAGATACGACACGTCAAAACCTGCTACTAACATTTAAAGAGGATAGGGGAAAgtgagttcaattaattaactatgtatataaaatacatttgaaagatAAAACATTTGAgatcctcaaaactcatctttaaaagactgacaatgaaaataattaaaccattatatttaaacatcgtacataaaatattgtaacaacataacaaaaataaacataGATAAATATTTCctctttaaatacatcagagcttttgaactattgtgtcATGAAATGTCTTCGCCTCTTGAACTCTTCAGTTGTGCTACCAaaactttttaaatcaaaactgctaagatcagcaccattcaagtatagtgagtctaaaagactcagcaagattaaaatatgCATATCTATATCATTATTGCTTCAAaatactttaaacttaaaatagcttgaacatacataacatgattGAACTTTGAAGAACTTTAACGTCAaggaactttaaacttaaaatcttgaacatgaacttcaaaactcttaaaagatgcaagGAACTTAATCATGTacatcaacttacttaactttaaatcttgaaagtACACTTCATGCATTTtctcaaaactttaccatttcattcttaaataaacatttgcacttaacatctcatgaaaatcatgcaacttggacaaacattaaaccatgaacataacataaaacgtatcattttggggtgatgaattatgtgaaattgtggcaaccgtcataatgggcacattcatcttttcttgttgatcaacaagcatatggcactaagcctcataacattcattctttggaaaggccctctccggagctcatctcGGAGCACCAGTCCTGTGTACTTATCTGtctcatgagccatgtttggaaaggccctctccggagcccaaaccggagcaccaatcccgtgtttgccaccacaaagacacataagacatcaaaagtgttttcatacattaacatgtcattaatttttcatatcatATCGTTATCATCTCATCATAACATTCCATCTTTGCATGACTTGTATGCCATAAAACAGTCATCATGACATCATGATTCctttcataaaattttatgtCGTGATCTTAAaaacttactcgataacttcatgcatatcatggatgattaaaaatcatactttcatattaaACATAGCTTTCATGAATAAacatagacatgtacatgcatcacatagcgtaatcggtccacgtaagtcgttctttttgttcttgagttaaaacttaaaactttttgcataaaaactcttaaatatattttagaagccttaaaagatcataaccatgaatttaggaccataaaataacatataaaaatcatgaatttcgaaGGTTAGGCGCGGCCGCTCCACTTCTTCGGCGCGGGCGTGGATGCCCTGCGCAGATGGGTCTTATTTCTCGCTCTCAAAATCTATTTTACTATCGGGATTTGGAAGAGTGGTACACATTAAAGTTGTAGCTCTAGATCTTGGATTTCTAATGCCGAAAACCTCACCTTAATTGGAATTTTTGGTAAAacgttatgctcattctcccgagatgtgtcaatgccaaaaattcaaaccactcgacacacttcggggcaattttggccaatcttttaaaatgattttgacaaaactcaaaacacaaaagttgtagataaataagctaGCTTTCCAAtaaaattggcctcatatcatttgaaTCAGTACACtaattttgatcttcaaaattGTAATGAATGTTGCTGATTCGGGACAATCCAGCACATGCAACATTTCAAagctttaactcaaactaactcaatacttcaaaatatgatattttatattACTCTAAACATATCTTAGAACCTCATGAACTCatcaaaactttaaaataaacatgggttaactaacttcaaacactaagattttaaatgattttgcttCAGAACCTTTAAACCGTAACTACCATCAAAATTGCTCAACTtcttcaaaatatcaaaaattcattttctttcaattaaacatTAATTTCTCACCTTTAAAACTTCCAATAGCATCATAATATTCAAAAGATTCATTATTTTCTACACATCTATCAAAAACTTGTCAAGAACGACCACGCTTCACAATTTCGACAATTCATAACTTGACAGTCGTAATTTcatgcttcttcaaaatcataaaccattaaaaaatgcacatcaacatacattttcatattaaaataaatataatcttgaatgggtttcaaaatcttaaaatacttGTTGAAAAACTTGCCTTAACCGAAGATGGAGTTGATCCGGAGTCTTGGCAACGAGTTAACCTTAGCACAACCGGAATTAGGAATCTTGGACTTACCTCGGATGAAAGAATAGATGAACAAAATGAAGAATCGAAGGAGTGGAAAGGAAGGGGAAAAGTGACGTGCAAGGAGGAATGAAGCAATGAGGGAGAGGAGACAACACATTAAAGGAGTGGGGAATTGAAATTAAAGATGGGGTAGAGGAGTAGATAAGTGTGAAAGAGGGGAGTTAATACAACGCGTGTGTTGACTACATAAAACGTAGTTTGTCGAGCACATCCCAACTCAGACTAATAAAATTTTCTTCTCccgatgaataaaataaaatgataccaatattatactcaaaatactcgtagaattattttctaacacttCGTGAgtaggttagcctcgtcccaTGAGTCCAAAATCAAACTCGACCTGAAACCATCAACTCAATCAAAATCGTTAAAATAATATAGACACAATTCATGAAATCAtatacataataataatttaaaacaatttaagaatataaaatcatttaatcaatattactcttttaaatcataaatagtaaaatgaaataacttaaaaataatttaacacaACAAatgaaatcatttaattaagaataAGTATTAAATcttgattaaataaaataaaataacttaaaactcatttaaaattcttttaataaatcatgaatagatttatgaattttctgGATATTACATTAAGTCTCTTATTTATAGTCTTCGGGTGCTAATGGTAATAATTTCAAAAAGAATCTTTGAAGGAATTTGAAATATACTCGTTGCTTTTGTCACTTTCATGAACAAATTCTGAAGCCGACATTCTCTTGGATCACGACACTACTTCTGCAGAATGTGTCAGAGTACGGAAAACCTTATCCAATCAAATCGCGCTGGTAGATTGATAATTGCGATGGTAGACTGATGATCATGATGGTAGACTGATGCTTTCAgaagatcagtttatcaatttaGTTTAGTATCTTCAGTTTGGTTGAACTGAGAAGAATCAGTTGTGCTACTCAAGAAAACGTGCTTTTTCAGCTTAGCGCTTTTCTGAATAAAATCGCTCTTTTCTTTGAATATTACGTTGAGTGATTTTCTCATAAGATCACACTTTTCCTTTTTGAAGTAGTTTCAGTTTAGCTCACTTCAGTGTATCTCATATCAGTTTTGTCCCAACAGTTTAGCACGTTACCTataaacaccaaaacttaattcTCAACAAAGTCCCTATGTGAGTTTATCCTAATAAGCTCCATTCTTACTTATGAACTCTTTGATGATAAGAACGTTAGAACTCAAGTTTGATGGTATCCAACcatgttaaacgtctagcagcatatcttacatgactccctaggtatcaaatgatagttcctgcaagaaccattcgatcttcaactcatatatcccggtAAATtcaacaatcattgatatatcgAGAATTGTCAtagaatcgataactatgtgtaaTGTCGTAGTTGTATCGATGATATAATTAAAGAAACTGATTTATTAATTACCACCTTCACTTTGATAAGAGatttttatactaaaaatacatgagatcacataggatatctgtagtagcccggcttcattttacaagattaatttggttaaaaattttgagaattaataaaacatgactaagggattttaattatattaaacgGACCAAGAAATCGGATCCAAAATATCCAAAATGGTTAAGGAATACATTTTGGGTCAGggtagttcggaaggtccgaactacaTAACCTTGAGGGTTCGGAGGTTCTGAAGAGATCGAAACAAGCGAAGTGGTTCAAAAACTACgggacgatcggaacgtccaaagaGAGATCAAAGCATCCAATCGTGGTGTCTTGTAACGTGGCATCGATGTTAAAACACCTAGCTGCATGcaggtgatcggagcttccgaagtgtagattggagcttccgatcttgcccaTTCCAAACGTGGCATGCATGCAGAGATTGGAGTTTCCGATCaagagttcggagcttccgatctctgctAATAAATAGGGGGTCCGAAGCTCACATTTGAATTGTCAATTCACAAGTTCTTCTCTCGTCTCTTATACCTTTTTAGGAGTTTTTAACCATATAAACGTGGTCCGAGCCTTGGCGATGCATCTCCGAGGTCATAgaggagtggtgcccaagtacTGGGACaatcgacatcagcgggctgatgatGGACAGAGGTATTCCTGAGATCTTATAAATAGTTTGGGAGTATTTAATAGCTTAGCTAAGTATTTTAGAGCATTATGAGTAATGCATGGTTATCATGATTTGTAGTGATGGACTGTAGATGCATGGACATCTAGGATTGTtattaaggtacgtaagtactgactgagatagtcagtgggtttgcatgcttatgtgttgcatataatCTGACATGATGCATATTGCTGCTTTGAAAAATTATGCTGcatatgcatatcatattgagcATGTATCTCCCTCTAGATAAGCTAGAGTTGTTGGGAGCTCAGCccttgttaggacgtttgacACTAAGAGTCATAGGGATCGACGGGTCGAGCGGACTCTAGTGATCTAAGTGACATTTTGATCCATGTCCAGTACGAGTGAGTGGATGTACAAAGTGGTTTTACTCCCCGATGGTAATGCTCATAGcctaggcgccagtctgaggaGATTCTGATTTGTttacccagatatggatactcattcattacattgcatgcatcatatttttatttttacccgtactagcgtactgagctttagcgctcacgtccagttaTTTTCTGTTTTGTCTGAACACCCATTCAATGGGGAAGTTGCAAGGAATTCTCCCAGGAACTTGGAATATTTGTTGATCAAGGTatgacaacaggattagctgttatgatgtatttttattttatttaagattTATTTGATCGGGTTGTATATTTTGGGTTTATTTCAACTAgatgtattctgccggtctagtATACTGATTTAATTTTCGCATTGCACTTTGATTATGTTTAAATTGCATGCTTTAgttttctgattagtaggtgtcacagtgcgggttactacatttatAGTATCAAAGCATGTAATAGGATTTTTTGGGACATATTATTGACATTTGAGTTATCCTTGTAGATTAcgaattggattcgatgatgaTACCAGTGACATGAATTGAAATAACAAGAAACTTAGgattttccaagatcgtcatcaCCAAGATTTGCATCAGAGACTTGACTTATGTGGATCCCAACAAGATTGAGCTGGAAAGGAAAATCCAGTTCTGAAATCCAGGTACTTCTCGGGATTGGTTAAGTGCATGGGACACTATGGTCCATCCAGCTTTAACCAAGGAAGATAACCCTGAAGATtcttcactagtagttggagagattatcATGagaatcttgtctcatctaaaAGATAAGGAACCAACCAattggaaggatccggtagattagcaagatcttttagatcttgtgaGGAAGAGGGTCCAACAATAGTCTATAGAGATTTTTGACTGAAGACGGACGGAAACCTCACGTTCAAGATCAGAAAACAGAATGAAAGATTTCCGCACTCACTATTGTAAATTTTGGATCAAGATTTGATGTAAAAGTATTTGGCTGTCCTGTTTTGTTATTTTAGTACTGTAATAAGTTGTACTGATTCTGGTTTTGGGGTTAAAATGGATTCAGAGTTggaattattttaattgattcCAGTGTGTGGTTAATTGGTATTCAACTACAGGTTACTTTCGGTATAATCTGATTAGAGTTTTACATGTTTCCGATTGATTAGTTTTGGGTGTTACCTTAGATGGTGCCAATAAATTATTGACTTTAAGGTTTGTACCAAGGATGACATGTTTCATCAGGAGTATGATTCATACCAGTTTGTATGATTTGATCTAGGTAGTCATCCTAAACCAGTTAATTCAGTTTAGACCTTGATAAGTTGTTTCCAAGTGATGATGGGTTTCATCGGATCTTAATGATGAATTAAACCAAGTATTGTGGACTGTGAGAACTATTAACTAGACGAAAAGAAAGCGCGACCCTTTACCAGAATTATTCTGGAAACCTTTCGTGTTTCAGGAGGAGGATGTGTTTGGCGGAGGCTACCTTATTTTAGTGGTACTGCAACAGTCACAGAGGTGTTTTGGCAGTTGAATTCATTTGTAAGGAATAAGAATTATTTTTTCTGACTTCGTCAGAGATACAGTTTGAGATTTTCTGCTTTCAGAAAAGTATGGGAATTGATATTCCTCGATGAGTGATCGTTCTGAACAGATAAGCTATTCATTTTTCATGTAACTAAATGGATAAATTTAATATGTAGACAGATTAATACCAGTAATCATTTTGATCatcgtctgacttcatcagagatatGAAAATGAGGTATTCTTGTGATAAATTATCCAAGGTAGTGAATGATTCTTTGATTGAAATTAGTCTAGGGCTCAATATACGAATTAATGTTCATTTCTAATCAAACAGGAACAGTTGTGTTAATAGAATCCAGACCGGTACAGAATCGGTGCCAGTGATTACTATCGGTTATTGTCTGACTATGTTAGAGATAGGTGAAATGAACTTAGTAATGGGAGTTTGTTTATCAGCAGTGTAAGTTATAAGTGATTGGGAACTGATTAGTGATTGTCTTCTACCTAAGGAGAATAGTTGAGATTCAACTATTGTTGACATGACAATGTTAACCCTAGTTTGTTATAGTCTGGCAATTGTCAGTAATAAGATGAACGGATCAGTATGTTCTGAGATTTTGAGGTCAAACAATTTGGTTTTAAATAGCCATGAATGTGACTCAGTCGGAATATGTTTCTAAGAAAATCTGTTGCAAGACGCAAATAGTGGAAACCAGTATCGGGAAAGGTATGCATTTTCTTATCAAAAAAGGTGACTCGATTTTATACCTATCTTGGTACCAGAAGTTGTCAACCCAGTAATTTGAGACTAGACTAGGTAATTGATATGAGCTATCATAGAATGTTAGTTTCGAGGAATGGTATATAGAGCATGGTACTCAGGAATCTCTGCATTCTTTTTGATATTATCATCGACAAGTTTTGATCTAGCAGGATAGCATCAAGTGATTAGTCATGAGAAAATGACAGTAGCTGAGACCTATAGTTTTCGGGTCTGGCGGGATTATTGTCACCGATTTTCCCGAGGTGTCTTTTGGATGCGCTAGATCATTGTTGTGACTGGATAAATAGAGTCGATTTGAGTAGGGTTATAAGACTTTGAAATTATCGAGTGACTCAGTTTGTGCTTCTCAGGACCAGTTAGTTAGAATTTGATGAAAGTTTATTTCTGTCAGTGAGATGATAATCAACATCATTTGATTGGTATTTTGGTAATGTTATCTCAAGCTATACGCTGGGAGACAAATGTAGTTATTCAATCTAGATTATTAGTACTAGGAGTGGTATTAATCAACTTGAGTGTTTAGCAGGTTGGAAATTGGTCCCCAAGTATAACCCTGAGTATTTTTGGAGGACAAGTATTGTGTACAATGACGTTGTTACAGTATGGAAGATTGGCAGAGATTTAGCCATTTTTTAATTAGTGGTATCCTTTTGGGTATAAAGACTTAGCCTTTGAAGATAAGAGAAATTTTAATCTTATGGTATTGGTTGATTTGACTTATGGCATGTCTTTATAATATTTGTAGACAATGTCAATTGTGGATTGTCATTGGGGGTACAGAGATCAGTGACGTATTAGATCAATGATACAATGGATTTGTATCGAGTCTATATACTGGATGTAGTCAGTTGTTGGAAGAACTAAGCTTTGCTCGAGGATATTCGTGCAAACCTGTGGTAATTCCCTAGTGTGAGGGAATAATTAGTTACTAGTTTAAAGAAATACACGTATCCTCTTAAGATGTTGCTAAGGGACAATGTCTAGCCATAGTTGGCAAGAATAGATGTGATTGCACATTGTTAATTGTTAATGTATGTATTAGATATCAGAGGAATCTCAAGATAACAAGATGACAGCTATTGTGACAAACAACAGTGATTTTAAATCTGTTAATATTTCAGGAAACTACTTGGTGTGTTGTATCAAGTACTAAGAGATGATTACGGTCTTGATTATCTGTTAGTTACTGGAGTAATTAAACTTTTATTTGAATTCAGTCAAATGAATAGAAGATTggatgatttaatttttggctCGGTCAACAGTGTTTTT comes from the Henckelia pumila isolate YLH828 chromosome 1, ASM3356847v2, whole genome shotgun sequence genome and includes:
- the LOC140874167 gene encoding uncharacterized protein, translating into MSSFSKIPMFSKEAFDDWKIPISSGGPQYIEKPRVEWTAEDKKKANLDNVAKNILYKTLDKNTFKKIKMCKTEKEIWDKLIHLCEGNEQAKENKLSVATQKFDNIEMKPRESMTEFDEQVSSIVIELNALGKTYPNQKIILKVIRGLPKEWDVKTMAMRESKDLNKLELHDLFADLKAYEFELKTQEEDQSTSQLTKALAACGKFIRRNQEGSYRRNFQKKDSNEEFRACFNCGEIGHFIADCPKPKKDEKRSTEKGKKKFERKKSSRDAKHTSKKKHEALVAEESKAKWEETNSESDESDYSSSSSDDEEEVTCLMTNDHEQTSTSE